In Brevundimonas sp. SGAir0440, one DNA window encodes the following:
- a CDS encoding copper resistance CopC family protein yields MIRILTLTAALAFAGAAAAAAQDPHAGHNMQTQAAEPQSAVTTVPANGAMTHGSPERFSVTFPHAMVLKTVTLSAEGQAPVVVNAPAAPAAATVSVALPRLAPGTYTAAWTAEGPDGHKMSGSVSFMVH; encoded by the coding sequence ATGATCCGCATTCTCACCCTCACGGCCGCCCTGGCCTTCGCCGGCGCCGCCGCCGCCGCCGCCCAGGATCCGCACGCCGGGCACAATATGCAGACGCAGGCCGCCGAGCCTCAATCGGCCGTCACCACGGTTCCGGCAAACGGGGCCATGACCCACGGATCGCCAGAACGCTTCAGCGTCACCTTCCCCCATGCGATGGTCCTGAAGACGGTGACCCTGAGCGCCGAGGGGCAGGCCCCGGTGGTCGTGAATGCCCCCGCCGCACCGGCCGCCGCGACCGTCAGCGTGGCCCTTCCCCGGCTTGCCCCGGGAACCTACACCGCCGCCTGGACCGCCGAAGGGCCGGACGGTCACAAGATGTCCGGCTCTGTCAGCTTCATGGTTCACTAG
- a CDS encoding toxin-antitoxin system, antitoxin component, producing the protein MAKYTPLAAFLRRQKGTEVDLSFRDIERIVGGILPKAASLEDWWRANPAREQMPQHLAFADAGFVAEPRTRAETVRFIRVAGVGVTGSAARLSAAKTES; encoded by the coding sequence ATGGCTAAATACACGCCGCTCGCAGCCTTTCTCAGACGTCAGAAGGGCACCGAGGTGGACCTGTCGTTTCGGGACATCGAGCGGATCGTCGGCGGCATCTTGCCCAAGGCGGCGTCGCTGGAGGACTGGTGGCGCGCGAATCCGGCGAGGGAGCAAATGCCCCAGCACCTCGCCTTCGCCGACGCGGGCTTCGTCGCCGAACCGCGGACGCGGGCCGAAACCGTCCGTTTCATCCGGGTTGCGGGAGTGGGCGTCACAGGGAGCGCGGCGCGGCTCAGCGCGGCGAAGACCGAGAGTTGA